One genomic window of Thalassolituus hydrocarboniclasticus includes the following:
- a CDS encoding metallophosphoesterase family protein: MKSPHLLIPLALIGSSLLAGCNDDSSNKPDTPAVVVDEKHYQPFTIGLLPDTQGGSDASGQAHVALHPLREVLKHQSAAGADMVIALGDLTDKGSAVEWQEWTSVAKTYRDQGMEFLPVMGNHEMNYSYTHAWVKTMRDYIPEDAVHMPGYEWINYYVVRENVLIIGLAYYNLPIAIDWIEETLEKTAGQVDHVVVASHDGLIGAKYGLTREQIVEGTKDDDWVYGVADQIRALFSQHDVIYVQGHEHQYQRSLIAKDTAQTTFPSGSTPSGGNYRMNTYTQIMAGNASYKGYEFRYGERELVQMIIAQKNATKSGGSTHFDVNSGLLNFDNDRVNYQGYFAEHTATSNNSDQAFNADWQLHDQFTRTGNRCETVVYPNSIPDGTRSVMVFQPDYITDICLAEDGSVARLAGGVNNTFNRTDTRGRDMEYMPGFSRAETLTDLTRLAYQWMYQVHESWTPNLNSEQRIIPNTVDNVLDIPETTIDLKEHVTLSWTPATTDTLSDILIVSGTQNQTGVYQGDYGETKDISTDTGLPGSTTDASSAKAPVVLPATATRSWNISDAVADAYAIEFKGAENLTADNAQLASLKASQWQPLTSGNCVTAGRWLKSYLQTPPVRPAECANQPLVGYDAGENTWWTVLNRDAEVALIAL, translated from the coding sequence GTGAAATCACCCCACTTACTTATCCCGCTGGCACTGATAGGCAGCAGCCTGCTGGCCGGCTGTAATGACGACTCATCCAATAAACCGGATACCCCCGCCGTCGTGGTCGATGAAAAACACTATCAACCTTTTACTATTGGCCTGTTGCCCGATACTCAGGGCGGCAGCGATGCTTCCGGCCAGGCGCATGTGGCACTGCATCCGCTGCGCGAAGTGTTAAAGCATCAGTCAGCGGCAGGCGCTGATATGGTTATTGCGTTAGGTGACCTGACTGATAAAGGATCGGCAGTTGAATGGCAGGAATGGACATCCGTTGCCAAAACCTATCGTGATCAGGGCATGGAGTTTTTACCGGTTATGGGTAATCACGAAATGAACTACAGCTACACCCACGCCTGGGTGAAAACAATGCGGGATTACATTCCTGAAGATGCCGTTCATATGCCAGGTTATGAATGGATTAATTATTATGTCGTGCGCGAAAATGTTCTGATCATCGGCCTTGCCTATTACAACCTGCCGATTGCCATTGACTGGATTGAAGAAACATTAGAAAAAACCGCCGGACAAGTTGATCACGTGGTCGTTGCCAGCCACGATGGTCTGATTGGTGCAAAATACGGCCTCACCCGCGAACAGATTGTTGAAGGCACCAAGGACGATGACTGGGTATATGGTGTTGCCGATCAGATCCGTGCGCTGTTTTCACAACATGATGTTATTTATGTACAAGGGCATGAGCATCAATATCAGCGCTCATTAATTGCCAAAGATACAGCGCAAACCACCTTTCCGTCCGGCTCAACACCTTCTGGTGGTAATTACCGGATGAACACTTACACGCAGATCATGGCGGGTAATGCATCCTATAAAGGCTACGAATTCCGCTATGGCGAACGTGAACTGGTGCAGATGATTATTGCGCAGAAAAATGCGACCAAAAGCGGTGGTTCAACCCACTTTGACGTAAATTCCGGGCTGCTGAATTTTGATAACGACCGGGTTAATTATCAGGGATATTTTGCCGAACATACCGCCACCAGCAATAACAGCGATCAGGCCTTTAACGCCGACTGGCAATTGCATGATCAGTTTACCCGCACCGGCAACCGCTGTGAAACCGTGGTGTATCCGAACAGCATTCCTGATGGCACCCGCTCGGTCATGGTTTTCCAGCCAGATTACATCACAGATATTTGTCTGGCAGAAGATGGCTCTGTCGCACGCCTCGCCGGTGGTGTGAATAACACCTTTAACCGTACCGATACCCGTGGCCGGGATATGGAATATATGCCCGGTTTTTCACGCGCAGAAACGCTGACCGATCTTACCCGTCTGGCGTATCAGTGGATGTATCAGGTTCATGAAAGCTGGACCCCTAACCTGAACAGTGAACAGCGGATTATTCCTAATACCGTTGATAATGTGCTGGATATCCCGGAAACGACTATTGATCTGAAAGAGCATGTCACCCTGAGCTGGACACCGGCAACCACTGATACCCTGTCGGATATCCTGATTGTCAGCGGTACGCAAAACCAGACCGGCGTTTATCAGGGCGATTATGGTGAAACCAAAGATATCAGCACCGACACTGGCCTGCCCGGTTCGACCACCGATGCATCATCCGCTAAAGCACCGGTTGTTCTGCCAGCGACGGCAACCCGCAGCTGGAATATCAGCGATGCCGTTGCCGATGCTTACGCGATTGAATTTAAAGGTGCAGAAAATCTGACCGCTGATAATGCTCAGCTTGCCAGCCTGAAAGCCAGCCAATGGCAACCACTGACCAGCGGCAATTGTGTAACCGCTGGCCGTTGGCTGAAAAGCTACCTGCAAACGCCACCGGTCCGCCCTGCTGAATGTGCCAACCAACCACTGGTAGGCTACGATGCCGGCGAAAATACCTGGTGGACGGTTCTGAACCGGGATGCTGAAGTGGCATTAATAGCTCTCTGA
- a CDS encoding TetR/AcrR family transcriptional regulator produces the protein MARPSNTGHRRQEIVNGLMQAMADKGYEKASIQSIAKAAGLSPGLIHYHFKTKQEILIALIHQISEQAAQRFTLLADAAGNAQQQLDAYIDAALALGDGSNPEAVTAWVIIGAEAVRIEEVRALYQQIIRQHSQQLSELLQQAAAENGMTLSPSQTADISAFVIASIEGSYQLATTAPAANPGYAARLLKQALTGMLQANNS, from the coding sequence ATGGCCAGACCTTCCAATACCGGGCACCGCCGCCAGGAAATCGTCAACGGCCTGATGCAGGCTATGGCCGACAAGGGCTACGAAAAGGCCTCCATTCAGAGCATTGCCAAAGCGGCGGGCTTATCGCCGGGGCTGATTCATTACCACTTCAAGACCAAGCAGGAGATTCTGATTGCGCTGATTCATCAGATCAGCGAGCAGGCCGCGCAGCGTTTTACCCTGCTGGCAGACGCCGCCGGGAATGCCCAACAACAGCTGGATGCCTATATCGACGCCGCACTGGCGTTAGGTGATGGCAGCAACCCTGAGGCGGTAACCGCCTGGGTCATTATTGGCGCAGAGGCTGTGCGTATTGAGGAAGTGCGCGCGCTGTATCAGCAGATTATCCGCCAGCACAGCCAGCAGCTCAGCGAATTATTACAGCAGGCGGCGGCAGAGAATGGCATGACGCTCAGCCCGTCACAAACGGCCGATATCAGCGCCTTTGTGATCGCCAGTATCGAGGGCAGTTACCAGCTGGCCACCACAGCCCCGGCAGCGAACCCGGGTTATGCGGCCCGTTTACTGAAACAGGCGCTCACAGGTATGTTGCAGGCAAATAATTCATAA
- a CDS encoding HD domain-containing protein has product MQQLSEQWQQQAQQWGAGSQACQQVFNLLQSSYSGAQRFYHGIGHIRQMLELAEQQRAAIADWPAFFFAIWFHDLIQQNKGNNEELSAALAREYLQPLAVPEAVIAKAEQLILATRTHQYQADGDVQLFMDIDLSILAAEPAAYRAYASQCRKEYFLPDFVYRFGRRRFLHELSGREWIFSSPYFRQHSEQVARANIHWELEEWL; this is encoded by the coding sequence ATGCAACAACTCAGCGAGCAATGGCAGCAACAGGCGCAGCAGTGGGGGGCCGGCAGTCAGGCCTGCCAGCAGGTGTTTAACCTGCTGCAGAGCAGCTACAGCGGCGCGCAGCGCTTCTACCACGGCATTGGCCATATCCGGCAGATGCTGGAGCTGGCGGAGCAACAGCGCGCGGCGATAGCAGACTGGCCGGCGTTCTTCTTTGCCATCTGGTTTCACGATCTGATTCAGCAGAACAAAGGCAATAACGAAGAGCTGAGTGCGGCTCTGGCGCGCGAATATCTGCAGCCGCTGGCGGTTCCTGAAGCGGTGATCGCCAAAGCCGAACAACTGATTCTGGCAACCCGCACTCATCAGTATCAGGCCGACGGTGATGTGCAACTGTTTATGGATATCGACCTGTCGATACTGGCCGCCGAACCTGCGGCTTACCGTGCTTATGCCAGCCAGTGCCGCAAAGAATACTTTCTGCCCGACTTTGTTTACCGCTTTGGCCGTCGCCGTTTTCTGCATGAGCTGTCAGGGCGCGAATGGATCTTCTCCAGCCCGTATTTCAGACAACACAGTGAGCAGGTTGCCCGCGCCAATATTCACTGGGAGCTGGAGGAGTGGTTATGA
- a CDS encoding DEAD/DEAH box helicase, which translates to MTLSQEHLLQVDQHWAVQSIHDERRVAAMEMAERRLVDVALSNLLEHAATEFDSDLLEQVATAYELAAIEGIGALLHPVANQDNKNIRELAQAGAFRAFGLYRVLPVPSDNEARLFHVLHVSGLAYCADRWTDLRRWFQEQHSTVAVPSVAGVTWDKRLLYRIFDCWLRLLRKNRWDDLDQISEIVLGLRNDQANYEKALLEQSQGAEAQSIAMRLVALYHWAKATERLAVYMLQGEPVAIDAQLDQHFEAAQKAAQASKDPQLEMILRWLHVASRKMVAGSLWWVAHTVNSRVTRFVSHVTKHKSFFELLPPQRAALQEQGLLDQASRAVIVDLPTSGGKTALAQFRMLQALNQFDRDDGWVAYVAPTRALVAQITRRLREDFGPLGIQVEPLTGAIEVDAFEEALLGEARAFQVLVATPEKLQLVMRNKKVARPLALVVMDEAHNIEDESRGLRIELLLATIKQESPRANFLLLMPFVPNANDLAQWLAADRGRSISLGTSAWQPNERIVGLFDIHKGEKRGDWNLSFETLTTTQRTIHLKGIHNVDGNRPLQKLTYSSAKGLATQAVAMAKVFSKRGTSIAVAQTIPDAWSIARKVAEELEPLVQVHEDIKLVQRFLAAEISEDFELIDMLSKGVVVHHAGLPAEALSLIEWLTEAGHIRVMCATTTIAQGLNFPVSSVFLATRKLPYGNEMSHRAFWNLAGRAGRIGHDSVGVIGIAAGKEPNEIRKYVSDATASLVSRLEGMLDDLQAAGELANLSLVMQQEQWADFRSYIAHLWNEKRNLDAVIGEAEQLLRNTYGFGSLRAKADQASQEKADALLEATKGYVRTLAEHPENASLADVTGFSPEGVRSTLLDLNNLENKLTLSDWEPSSLFGDKSKSVLPSLMGIMLKVPQLQESLREISKGQGNSHRKLADITQAWVTGSSIESIAKTYFEGDSLTDQISKACRAVYRDLANNGAWGLSALSKMPTSGLDFEAMTDEEKRRLNNLPAMLYHGVKTEEGVLMRMNSVPRSIAERAGEDFKARTEAGAENILSPRKASEYLKSLKPDDWTRLKPENSSLSGEDYQKIWKRLSGDA; encoded by the coding sequence ATGACGCTTTCACAAGAGCACTTACTGCAGGTAGATCAGCATTGGGCTGTTCAGTCCATTCACGACGAACGGCGTGTTGCTGCTATGGAAATGGCTGAGCGGCGCTTGGTTGATGTGGCGCTGAGTAATCTACTTGAACATGCGGCAACTGAATTTGACAGCGACTTGTTAGAGCAAGTAGCGACGGCGTATGAGTTGGCCGCGATCGAAGGCATTGGCGCTTTGTTGCACCCCGTAGCCAATCAAGACAATAAAAATATTCGTGAGCTTGCACAAGCTGGCGCGTTTCGGGCGTTCGGGCTTTATCGTGTATTACCCGTACCTAGTGACAATGAGGCGCGCTTGTTTCATGTTTTGCATGTGTCGGGTTTAGCCTACTGCGCAGATCGCTGGACTGACTTGCGTCGATGGTTTCAAGAGCAACACAGTACAGTAGCAGTACCCAGTGTGGCAGGTGTCACTTGGGATAAGCGTTTGCTATACCGAATTTTTGATTGTTGGTTACGGCTGCTACGTAAAAACCGCTGGGACGACTTAGATCAGATTTCAGAGATTGTGCTTGGCTTACGAAACGATCAAGCAAACTACGAAAAAGCGTTACTAGAACAAAGCCAAGGTGCAGAGGCGCAAAGCATAGCCATGCGATTAGTAGCGCTTTATCACTGGGCAAAAGCAACTGAGCGTTTAGCTGTGTACATGCTGCAAGGCGAACCGGTAGCGATAGATGCGCAATTAGATCAGCATTTTGAAGCGGCGCAAAAAGCGGCTCAAGCCTCGAAAGACCCGCAACTCGAAATGATCTTACGCTGGCTACATGTCGCAAGCCGAAAAATGGTCGCAGGCTCGTTATGGTGGGTGGCTCATACGGTTAACTCCCGTGTGACTCGCTTTGTTTCCCATGTAACAAAGCACAAGAGCTTCTTTGAGCTATTACCGCCGCAACGAGCTGCGCTTCAAGAGCAAGGTTTACTCGACCAAGCCAGCAGAGCGGTAATTGTTGATTTGCCTACATCAGGCGGTAAAACAGCGCTGGCGCAATTCCGTATGTTGCAAGCACTTAACCAATTTGATCGGGATGATGGTTGGGTGGCCTATGTTGCGCCAACTCGTGCTTTGGTTGCTCAAATTACCCGTCGATTACGTGAAGATTTTGGCCCATTAGGCATTCAAGTTGAGCCGTTAACTGGCGCGATTGAAGTAGATGCTTTTGAAGAAGCTCTTTTGGGTGAAGCACGTGCTTTTCAGGTTTTGGTTGCTACACCTGAGAAACTTCAGTTGGTGATGAGGAACAAAAAAGTCGCTCGTCCATTGGCCTTGGTTGTGATGGATGAAGCTCACAATATTGAAGATGAATCGCGTGGATTGCGGATTGAACTTCTGCTTGCAACGATTAAGCAAGAATCACCTCGGGCAAACTTTTTACTATTGATGCCATTTGTTCCGAATGCTAACGATTTAGCTCAATGGCTAGCTGCTGATCGCGGCCGAAGCATCAGCTTAGGTACTTCAGCGTGGCAACCGAACGAGAGAATTGTTGGCTTATTCGATATCCACAAAGGTGAAAAACGTGGTGATTGGAATTTAAGTTTTGAAACGTTGACGACCACTCAACGTACGATTCATCTTAAAGGAATCCACAATGTAGATGGTAACCGACCTCTGCAAAAACTGACTTACTCTAGCGCTAAAGGGCTTGCAACACAGGCTGTTGCTATGGCTAAGGTGTTCTCTAAGCGTGGTACCAGTATTGCGGTGGCGCAGACGATTCCAGATGCCTGGAGTATTGCTCGTAAAGTTGCAGAAGAGCTTGAACCTTTGGTCCAGGTGCATGAAGACATTAAACTGGTTCAGCGTTTTCTTGCTGCTGAGATTAGCGAGGACTTCGAGCTAATTGATATGCTGTCAAAAGGTGTCGTTGTGCATCATGCTGGTTTACCTGCTGAGGCGCTTTCATTAATCGAGTGGCTTACAGAAGCCGGCCATATTCGGGTGATGTGTGCAACGACAACCATTGCACAAGGGCTTAACTTCCCTGTTTCATCTGTTTTTCTTGCGACGAGAAAATTACCTTACGGCAATGAAATGTCGCATCGGGCATTTTGGAACCTCGCGGGTCGTGCTGGGCGTATCGGCCATGATAGCGTCGGCGTTATCGGTATTGCTGCGGGCAAAGAACCGAATGAGATCCGAAAATATGTTAGTGATGCAACCGCATCGTTAGTTTCCCGCTTGGAAGGAATGCTAGATGATCTTCAAGCTGCGGGGGAATTAGCAAACTTATCTTTGGTTATGCAGCAAGAACAATGGGCTGACTTCAGAAGCTATATCGCTCATTTGTGGAATGAAAAACGTAATTTGGACGCTGTAATTGGTGAAGCAGAACAATTATTGCGAAATACCTATGGCTTTGGTTCTCTTCGCGCTAAGGCTGATCAGGCTTCGCAAGAAAAAGCCGACGCGCTTCTTGAAGCCACCAAAGGATATGTTAGAACGTTAGCTGAGCATCCAGAAAATGCTTCGCTTGCTGATGTTACCGGTTTCTCTCCTGAGGGTGTTCGTTCAACTTTATTGGATTTGAATAACCTTGAAAATAAATTAACGCTTTCGGATTGGGAGCCTTCGAGCCTATTTGGTGATAAATCAAAGTCTGTGTTGCCAAGCTTAATGGGGATTATGCTTAAGGTTCCGCAGTTACAAGAGAGCCTGCGAGAGATCAGTAAAGGTCAGGGCAATAGTCATCGTAAACTTGCTGATATTACCCAGGCTTGGGTAACAGGCAGCTCCATTGAGTCTATAGCGAAGACTTACTTTGAAGGTGATAGCCTTACAGATCAAATCTCTAAAGCTTGTAGAGCGGTGTATAGAGACTTGGCTAACAATGGCGCTTGGGGGTTGTCGGCATTAAGTAAAATGCCAACTTCAGGGCTTGATTTTGAAGCCATGACAGACGAAGAAAAGCGTAGATTAAATAACCTCCCAGCTATGCTTTACCATGGTGTGAAAACCGAAGAAGGTGTGTTGATGCGCATGAACAGCGTTCCACGAAGCATTGCTGAACGTGCCGGTGAAGACTTTAAGGCTCGAACTGAAGCCGGTGCGGAAAATATTCTGTCGCCTCGAAAAGCCAGTGAATATTTGAAATCTTTGAAACCGGATGATTGGACCCGTTTGAAGCCAGAGAACTCATCACTCTCTGGTGAGGATTATCAGAAGATATGGAAGCGCCTTTCAGGAGATGCATAA
- the gcvP gene encoding aminomethyl-transferring glycine dehydrogenase: MTTLSLKDLEQRDNFIGRHIASNGAGPDSNEEAALLAAVGADSLEALSAEIVPADILRAPFLDIADGKTEYDALNYLKALAAQNKIFKSYIGLGYHDTIIPPVILRNVLENPGWYTAYTPYQPEIAQGRLEALLNFQQMVIDFTGMELANASLLDEGTAAAEAMAMAKRSVKKNKSNTFYIDENCLPQTIDVVKTRAEAFGWDVLVGPADAAADADVFGALFQYPGKNGDVRDFTDVITALHAKDALAAVATDLMALVMLKAPGEMGADIVLGNAQHFGVPMGFGGPHAAFFATRDAYKRNIPGRIIGVSIDAQGKPALRMALQTREQHIRREKANSNICTAQVLLANLSSFYAVYHGPQGLKTIAGRIHRLTDILAAGLQAKGIELVNNHWFDTLTFNASDKAALLARAEAREVNLRDDAALGMAANTLGVSLHEKTSAADVQELFDIILGEGHGLDVYALDAQIVASGSNSIDAGQARNTEFLTHPTFNRYHTEHEMLRYMKRLESKDLAMNHSMITLGSCTMKLNATTEMIPVTWPEFSNIHPFAPKSQTVGYEQMIAELDDYLKAVTGFDAICMQPNSGAQGEYAGLLAIKKYHESRGEGHRNVCLIPRSAHGTNPASAQMASMRVVVTNCDDEGNVDFDDLKKKAEEIGDQLSCLMLTYPSTHGIYEQGVREICDLVHSLGGQVYMDGANLNAQVGITQPAFIGADVSHMNLHKTFAIPHGGGGPGMGPIGVAKHLAPFVANHAVRPLENEAKGNGAVSAAPYGSASILTISWMYITLMGGKGLRRATQNALLKANYLAKRLSAHYPILYSGQNGRVAHECIVDLRPLKAESGITEVDIAKRLMDYGFHAPTMSFPVAGTFMIEPTESESKAEIDRFADAMISIKGEIDAVLRGELDAENNPLKNAPHTAPVIAGEWDRPYSRELAAYPVKELGAHKFWPTVGRIDDVYGDRNLICSCPAIENYED; the protein is encoded by the coding sequence ATGACCACACTGTCTCTTAAAGATCTGGAACAACGCGATAATTTTATCGGCCGTCATATTGCCTCCAATGGCGCAGGCCCGGACAGCAACGAAGAAGCCGCTCTGCTGGCTGCCGTTGGTGCCGACTCGCTGGAAGCCCTGAGCGCCGAAATCGTCCCCGCTGATATTCTGCGTGCGCCTTTCCTTGATATTGCCGACGGCAAAACGGAATACGATGCGCTGAATTATTTAAAAGCGCTGGCCGCCCAAAATAAGATCTTTAAAAGCTACATCGGTCTGGGTTACCACGACACCATTATTCCGCCGGTGATTCTGCGCAATGTGCTGGAAAATCCGGGCTGGTACACCGCCTACACCCCTTACCAGCCGGAAATTGCCCAGGGCCGTCTCGAAGCCCTGCTCAACTTCCAGCAAATGGTGATCGACTTTACCGGTATGGAACTGGCCAACGCCTCCCTGCTGGACGAAGGCACCGCCGCTGCCGAAGCCATGGCCATGGCCAAGCGCTCGGTAAAGAAAAACAAATCCAACACCTTCTATATCGATGAAAACTGCCTGCCGCAGACCATCGACGTGGTCAAAACCCGCGCCGAAGCCTTTGGCTGGGACGTACTGGTTGGCCCGGCGGATGCCGCTGCCGACGCCGATGTATTCGGTGCCCTGTTCCAGTATCCGGGTAAAAACGGTGATGTGCGTGACTTCACCGATGTGATTACCGCCCTGCACGCCAAAGACGCACTGGCCGCCGTGGCCACCGACCTGATGGCGCTGGTGATGCTGAAAGCACCGGGCGAAATGGGTGCCGACATCGTGCTGGGTAACGCCCAGCACTTCGGCGTGCCGATGGGCTTTGGTGGCCCGCACGCGGCGTTCTTTGCCACCCGCGATGCGTACAAGCGTAATATTCCCGGCCGTATTATCGGTGTATCCATTGACGCTCAGGGCAAGCCTGCGCTGCGTATGGCACTGCAGACCCGTGAACAGCATATCCGCCGTGAGAAGGCCAACTCCAACATCTGTACTGCGCAGGTGCTGCTGGCCAACCTGAGTTCCTTCTACGCCGTCTACCACGGCCCACAAGGTCTGAAGACCATTGCCGGCCGAATTCACCGCTTAACCGATATTCTGGCAGCAGGCCTGCAGGCTAAAGGCATTGAGCTGGTCAACAACCACTGGTTCGACACCCTGACCTTTAACGCCAGCGACAAAGCCGCACTACTGGCCCGTGCCGAAGCGCGTGAAGTGAACCTGCGCGACGACGCCGCTCTGGGTATGGCCGCAAACACTCTGGGTGTCAGCCTGCACGAGAAAACTTCTGCAGCCGATGTACAGGAACTGTTCGATATTATTCTCGGCGAAGGTCACGGTCTGGATGTATACGCACTGGATGCGCAGATTGTTGCCAGCGGTTCCAACAGCATCGACGCCGGTCAGGCACGTAACACCGAATTCCTGACCCACCCGACCTTCAACCGCTACCATACCGAGCATGAAATGCTGCGTTATATGAAGCGTCTGGAGTCGAAAGACCTGGCCATGAACCACAGCATGATCACGCTGGGTTCCTGCACCATGAAACTGAACGCCACCACCGAAATGATTCCGGTTACCTGGCCTGAGTTCTCCAATATTCACCCGTTCGCGCCTAAGTCACAGACTGTTGGCTACGAGCAGATGATTGCCGAGCTGGACGACTACCTCAAAGCCGTTACCGGTTTTGACGCCATCTGTATGCAACCGAACTCCGGTGCGCAGGGCGAATACGCCGGTCTGCTGGCGATCAAGAAATACCACGAGAGCCGTGGCGAAGGTCACCGTAACGTCTGTTTGATTCCGCGCTCTGCCCACGGTACTAACCCGGCGTCGGCGCAAATGGCCTCGATGCGCGTTGTGGTCACCAACTGCGATGACGAAGGTAACGTCGACTTTGACGACCTGAAGAAAAAAGCCGAAGAAATCGGCGACCAGCTGTCGTGCCTGATGCTGACCTACCCGTCGACCCACGGTATTTACGAGCAGGGCGTGCGTGAAATCTGCGATCTGGTACACAGCCTCGGCGGCCAGGTGTATATGGACGGCGCCAACCTGAACGCACAGGTGGGCATTACCCAGCCGGCCTTTATCGGTGCCGACGTATCGCACATGAACCTGCACAAAACCTTCGCCATTCCACACGGCGGCGGCGGCCCGGGCATGGGCCCTATCGGTGTTGCCAAACATCTGGCGCCATTCGTGGCCAACCACGCGGTACGCCCGCTGGAGAACGAAGCCAAAGGCAATGGCGCGGTATCGGCTGCGCCTTACGGCTCCGCCAGCATTCTCACCATCAGCTGGATGTACATCACCCTGATGGGCGGCAAAGGTCTGCGTCGTGCGACCCAAAACGCACTGCTGAAAGCCAACTACCTGGCCAAGCGCTTATCGGCTCACTACCCGATTCTGTACTCCGGCCAGAACGGCCGTGTGGCGCACGAATGTATTGTTGACCTGCGTCCGCTGAAAGCCGAAAGCGGCATTACCGAAGTAGATATCGCCAAGCGCTTAATGGACTACGGTTTCCACGCGCCGACCATGTCGTTCCCGGTTGCAGGCACCTTTATGATCGAGCCGACCGAATCGGAATCCAAAGCCGAAATCGACCGCTTTGCTGACGCCATGATCAGCATCAAAGGCGAAATCGACGCGGTACTGCGCGGCGAACTGGATGCGGAAAACAACCCGCTGAAAAACGCCCCGCACACCGCACCGGTAATTGCCGGCGAATGGGATCGTCCATACAGCCGCGAACTGGCCGCTTACCCGGTTAAAGAACTCGGTGCCCATAAATTCTGGCCAACCGTTGGCCGTATTGATGATGTGTACGGCGACCGCAACCTGATTTGTTCTTGCCCGGCGATTGAGAATTACGAGGACTGA
- the gcvH gene encoding glycine cleavage system protein GcvH translates to MSNIPAELKYVTSHEWIRLEADGTVTIGITDFAQAQLGDVVFVELPEVGAEVEAEQDIAVVESVKAASDIYAPLAGKIIAVNDALVDAPEMANEDPYGNAWFFKMELANADDLNNLLDAEAYAAACE, encoded by the coding sequence ATGAGCAATATCCCAGCCGAACTGAAATACGTGACTTCCCATGAGTGGATCCGTCTCGAAGCCGACGGCACCGTAACCATCGGTATTACCGATTTTGCCCAGGCTCAGCTGGGTGATGTGGTATTCGTTGAACTGCCGGAAGTCGGCGCCGAAGTGGAAGCCGAGCAGGACATCGCCGTGGTTGAATCGGTAAAAGCCGCGTCCGACATCTACGCGCCACTGGCCGGTAAAATCATCGCCGTGAACGACGCGCTGGTTGATGCACCGGAAATGGCCAACGAAGATCCGTACGGCAATGCCTGGTTCTTCAAAATGGAACTGGCTAACGCCGACGACCTGAACAACCTGCTCGACGCCGAAGCCTACGCAGCCGCCTGCGAATAA
- the gcvT gene encoding glycine cleavage system aminomethyltransferase GcvT, translated as MAKQTALYAKHLEANGKIVDFGGWDMPIHYGSQIQEHKAVREQAGMFDVSHMTIVDVRGPDATAYLQKLLANDVAKLKESGKALYSGMLNNEGGVIDDLIVYKMDGWYRTVVNCSTREKDLEWMSRQSKGFEVSLTERPELAMVAIQGPKAIELVKQVKPEAAELIDSLMIFQGKGKGEWFYARTGYTGEDGLEIMVPEAEVAAFWQQLLDAGVAPAGLGARDTLRLEAGMNLYGNDMDESISPLQAGMGWTIAWEPAERDFIGRAALEAEKAERAANPQQALKQVGLVLEERGVMRSHQKVVVEGVGEGEITSGTFSPSLEYSIAMARVPVGTADKCLVEMRGKLVPARVVKLPFVRNGKQQF; from the coding sequence ATGGCCAAGCAAACCGCTCTGTACGCCAAGCACCTCGAAGCCAACGGCAAAATCGTCGACTTTGGCGGCTGGGATATGCCCATCCATTACGGCTCGCAGATTCAGGAACACAAAGCTGTGCGCGAGCAGGCCGGTATGTTCGACGTATCGCATATGACCATCGTTGATGTGCGCGGCCCGGATGCCACCGCCTATCTGCAGAAACTGCTGGCCAACGATGTCGCCAAGCTGAAAGAAAGCGGCAAAGCCCTGTACTCCGGCATGCTGAATAACGAAGGCGGCGTGATCGACGACTTAATCGTCTACAAAATGGATGGCTGGTACCGCACCGTGGTGAACTGCTCCACCCGCGAAAAGGATCTGGAGTGGATGTCACGTCAGAGCAAAGGCTTTGAAGTCAGCCTCACCGAACGTCCTGAGCTGGCGATGGTCGCCATCCAGGGGCCGAAAGCCATTGAGCTGGTAAAACAGGTTAAACCGGAAGCCGCCGAACTGATCGACAGCCTGATGATTTTTCAGGGTAAAGGCAAAGGCGAATGGTTCTACGCGCGCACCGGTTACACCGGTGAAGACGGTCTGGAAATTATGGTGCCGGAAGCCGAAGTAGCGGCATTCTGGCAGCAGCTGCTGGATGCCGGTGTTGCTCCGGCCGGTCTGGGCGCACGTGACACCCTGCGTCTGGAAGCCGGTATGAATCTGTACGGCAACGATATGGACGAAAGCATTTCGCCACTGCAGGCCGGCATGGGCTGGACCATTGCCTGGGAACCAGCAGAGCGTGATTTTATCGGCCGTGCCGCACTGGAAGCCGAAAAAGCTGAGCGCGCAGCCAACCCACAGCAGGCGCTGAAGCAGGTTGGCCTGGTACTGGAAGAGCGCGGTGTAATGCGTTCGCACCAGAAGGTTGTGGTTGAAGGCGTTGGTGAGGGTGAAATCACCTCCGGCACCTTCTCCCCAAGCCTGGAGTATTCTATTGCCATGGCGCGTGTACCGGTTGGCACCGCAGACAAGTGTCTGGTGGAAATGCGTGGTAAATTAGTGCCCGCACGCGTGGTTAAGCTGCCTTTCGTCCGTAACGGCAAGCAGCAGTTCTGA